GTGCAAAACAATTTGCGATAGAGCTGATCATGTTCCCGATGTGGGTGGTGGAGAAAGGTGTGATTTTCGCGTGTGAGAAATGTGTTTTCAGTCGAAAGTGGCCGAGCAGCGTCACGATTAAGTGTTATCTCGGTTGCAGGTGCATTTGGTGCAGCTGCTGCTGCAGATTTTGCAGGTTTTGCAGGTCGTAAGATGCTCGAAGTCCTTGGGGATTCGGCGGGAGGGTGCCGGGGGTGACGAGGGGGATCGGGATGGAGACGGGCCGCATTCCGTGGGTGGAATCCAACCCCTGGGGACGTTTCCCGAGGAGGGACTGCAGCAGAGTCCCGTGGACCGAGCAGTGGGGGAGAAGCGGCTGCTGCGGGGGCAGGGAAGGCTTCAGGATGTTACGGAGCTGGTAGGAGGTCAGGGGGCGAGGCTGGACGTACGGACTCCGAGAGGGCAGCAGCTTCGGGCTGACCGGATACAGGCACTCCTCCTCGACCGGGCCGGGACCTAGGACCCCAGCCGAAACCGGAAGCGGCACCGGGCCGGCGTCCACCAACTCCGGCATGCTGACCTTGTGCTAGTGAGTGGATTAGACCGtcaaagttttttcaatttcacaccCTGCCGAGTTGTTATGCAAGTGTGCATTTCGATTGGTTCGTATTAGCGGCAAGCCAAACCCTCGTCTCGACCATTGTGTCTGACCTGTTTGCCCGGTTACGGAAATTTTGCTTTGCTAGTTTTTGTCGAAAGTAACtgaagtgaaattgaaattgaattattgtGCGCTCAGGCTACGATGAGTTTATTAGAAGTGcgtaagaaaatgaaacaccAAATTTATAAGCAAAACTGAAATGCTTTCGAAATGGTTAAAGAATCTAGTATATTAGTTCAATTTCACTCGGCGATTATTGATTTTACTCGGGAAATTATGTTTTATAAAATTCGAGCAGGCTACGGTTTTTCTTCACACGTTGGTgttgtcgaaaattgaaagttgaaatttataaattaagaGCAATgttgaatttataaaaaatagttGTGGGGCACGGAGTCAACCAAATAATTCTCACGAATGGTTTACAATCAACAACTCAATTTGATCAACTCTCAACGCACAATGACAACTtggcaataaaattaacaagaGTATTAATTTTCACCAGCTCTATCGTTCTGTGAAAATCTTTTACTACTCTTTGAAACTCTTTGTACaaagtatttttattatttcacgtcATTCTGTACGATGAGATAATCTCAAGTACTTCATTGGCATGATTCGAAGCCTAACACAGTCATCTCGACGTGTATGTGTAACGTGAaagcaaaataaagaaaaaaaaaaaaacaatcaaatcaGCCCCAATTCAACGGTCGAATGCGAAAATCCtgtttcaaaatgaaaatatggaCGAATCTGGAAATGTGACGGCAAAAATTCGGTGCAGTGCAAAGACTAGAATCAGACAATATCGATGAAAGAGCTGAATATTCATATTTGCGTAAGTGCTGACCTTTGTGGCGCAGACGAAGCAGGTTGTGACCACTTTCGATATAACGTTCATCAGGTTTTTAGTCTCTTGTATAACGTTGTCGACCTTGGTGAATGTCGCGGCTTTTCCAACGGTGGGATTCTTCACCGTGAACTGAAGCTGCTGGACGTAGGTCGGCACTCGGTCCAAGTTCTCCAGAAGCTCCTTCTTGTGAGGTCCGCCCGGCACCTGCGCCCACGTAAAACTGTATCCAGGCTTTCATCCCAGCCTTCCTTCGCGGCAAAGCAAACGCCTTTCCCTCCCTTTCCCGTTTTCCCTTTATGTCCGTGTGGtcagttattttttcacttgtcTTTCTGATCAGATgtattataacaattttttgctCTCTCATTGACAATTTACAAACCTCACGTTGTGGATAATTTCGCAACACGACACGAAGCTCGACGATTTAGGCAAAAAATTGGAAGAACTGAAGGTTCTTCTTTTTGGAAGTGAATACGGTtcgaaagaaaacattttatttcgaTTGCTGCAAGAGGGTTGTTTTCGTTTCTTGATTAGTCATCAGTGTCGTTAGTTCGTGTCTGAATAGTCGATGAGGGAAAACGTTTAGGTCGACGTAGTCGTGTTGACAGGAAACACGTTTGCTTTGCATTCATTCTAACAATAAATTACACGTTATATAATGTACTATTGTAGACAGCGGTCACGAATtttagatataaaaaaaaaataaataaatgtaaaacgAACTATGCCTAGATCTATgtgttgttatttatttccattatcttatccatatttaatttgtattGATCAATGGCTGTGATGTGTCGTAAACAAAGACATTCGTAAAATACACTCTCATCTAATGTGGCGTGTGAGTAAATTGGTGATAATGTACGATCTATTATATTATGTGACTCTACGAGACAGAgacagacagagagagagagagagagagagagagagagagagagagcacaATGCACAAACtggtgtataggtatataaatgtTACAGTGATGTTTATcgaatatgtataatgtgtgTAGAGATAGAGAGATGAAATGATCGAACGTGTCAGAGAAACAGAATATTACTTAATAGAATATGTTATGAGACTGCGAACGATAGTGAAAAAGTACAGACCTTCTCGTCTATGCTAGCTTctcaaaaaataatgtatCACAACTCTGTCGAAACTCGATTGACCTGCATTCGTTTTGTATCGGATCGGTGACGGTTGAACGGTAAAAATGTTCTGGTATCATGTTTTATACTTAAAAGAAACACAGAAAAATGAATGTAAAGAAATATTAAACGACTTAGAAAGATGAAGTGAACTTAGAATTGAACAAAACGAGAAACGTGGGAGAATTTGAGTAGCCAGCAGAGACTTTGAGACATAATTATTCATGCCCCAGTGGAGAGATTGGAGGAAAAGGGTACCACAATGCACATAGACGTCGTCCGCAGACAGACGCGAAGCATTCCCGTAGCATCTAAAACACACCTTTTACTAAACGTATAcacaaaaaattctttatagGTTTACATACACAAAGATAAAGATAACAATGCCAGATAGATAATAcgatatgtatgtacgtaatCAGGTACAATTACGAAATCATAAATCCAAACCaatgttatttttataatctggacttctttttcttgtcttttcttttaattagTTAAAACCGTGTCAAGTGCCGCTAATTCGGGTAAGCCGGTCCCGATTTTGCAGCCCTGTTTTGTTGAAGATATACGAATAAGCAGGCGGTATTAATACGTATGGTTATTAATTGTTCAAATCGATAGCCGCACATTCTTGGAGAGTCGTCGTAAAGGGCGACAATATTTCGCTATCGTAATCTTCAGCGTTGAAACGTGATCGGAATTGTTTTAAGTCATTCGAGAAACGGAAGCATAAGTGGCTCCAAGAATGTGCTCGATAATGGTTTagctaattattttttaattctcgaATGAAGTATGTGAGCGACGTTTGATTTATACTTGGGGATTAATTGGTTGGTACGTCGCAGGAAACACACGTTATATCGTTACGGGGGTAGCTGTAACTTCGAATGCCATTATTTCACCTCGGGGCTTAGGAGAAAGCGATCAAGTGGCATTAACTGTACAATGATAAATACGCTTTAGCACTCAAGGATATTACGGAGAGTCGTTCGTACACCAAATTTGCCGGAACGATGGTAAAATTCTTCAGTTATAAAAGTTCATTTGTCAATCAGTTGTACTCGAAATACAGAAAAACGTACGGAAATTTTGAAGACTCTTTGTGTGACACAGTACAGTAACGTGATTAGATTGCCGCGTAGAAGAGTGACGTCGATGCTTCCTGAGATGTGTAgttttagtttattttcgTTTAAAGGTGATAATTATCTACGTCATTCAAATGTTTGGCTACGTAGTGTTTATCGAACGGGAAATGATTTTGGACAGCAATGTAAGTATCAGTATTCAACAGTAAAGAACATGTAACGATGCGAAATATTACTAGGATAAAAACGGCACGCGTTCTGAGCCACAAATTAGAGTCTGCAGCCGGCTATTATTACTGCGACGATGATTATCAACAACACATGTCTACGATgtagatgaaaatttctagCCCAAAAGGGGATCTATGCTTAAAAGATTGAATAAACAGTTACCTGGATGGTTAGAGGCATTCAAGAGCGGGGTAAAAGGGTTTTATAATGATgatacaaaattcatttcaagataagaaaaatgtaGCGTCTCGCATACGTGTTTATAATTCAGCGAGAAAAATAGAACGATTCAATGAGAGATgacaaaagagaaaaaagagagagatagagagagggGCGACTAGATATATAATTTGTGCCTAGCTATGGGAGGGTTCAAAGGGGCAGCAAACCTTTTAAATCGAACAATATCTAAGGCTAAAAAACTGGGATTAAAGTTATTTCCAGTCTTGTAATTGATCGGCCTGCGCAATTGCTACGCTCGAACGCTTGAATTAAATTAATGACCGCTTATCCAGCACGCGGCAATTTCCAACGATAGGTAGGAAGCGAAATCGGTATAATTGGAAACAACTCTAATCTTATTTACATAATgatagtataataatataaggAGTAACCATAACCAAAAACTGTTGGGTAGAAAAAAGTCTCGGCATGAACCGTATTCGTTAACAGTATTATACAGTAATTTCGAGATATAAGATACAAGATAATATGATGTAATGTACAGCGATGGAAAAGAAATCGTCACAATATAGCATTGCCGTACAATCACTTCTCGGATGTTTAAGTTTCGAGacaaaatgagagaaaaaaaaaaaaaacacaaagacgaaaaaaaaagaagaagtaaaaCCAAACGGTATAGTAGCAGGTATTGCATGTGGCAATAATTGCATGATCGtctaaaattatacataacgTATGACGGTGTTAAGTAAATGTATAGCAGCCTGAAAACGATTTGACATACCTGGTAGCTGAATTGTCTCACAACTTTGTACAATCTGTTTGCTTCCTCGGCGAAATACTCAGCTTGCGTGAAGAGGTCCTGGGTCGTCTTCAGGGCGCCCTCTCCTCTGGTGAATTGGTACATCGAGAAAGCCATCGACGACATGTTCTTGGCTCTTTTTACGATGTCGTTGTTCTCCTCGAGAGCCGACCCGCTTTCCTGCCACTTCTCAGTTTCTGCATCCATCTCCGACGTTATCAGTTTCATCTCGAGACCAGCCTTCGCTATCTTGGCTTGCTCCTCGCTGTCCAGTCGCACAGGCTTCAACGGTTTACTCGTCGTTCCGTGTTTCTACAACCAAAATTTTGACTCAGACTTTTTTCGCAGGTAGTCTCTTGTCAAGACTAGAATTGACGTTCTGAGTTTTCGATCGAGAAGTTCGCTACTGGCAGTCAATTCTCTAGTCCTTTTCTCACTTACCCCTGGTCGCGGAAGCGACATGTAAACCTGCTTCTCGGGTCGATTCTGGCTCAGCTCGAGGACGTCTTTTGCGACCGCGGTTACGTCGGACATGAGCCACTGCCACATGTCGGCGAACACTGAAATTTTTGCGACAGAACGATGATTAGATTACGTCATAGATCCAACACGGGATTTAAAGATCCTGAGGTTCGATCTCCGATCATTGTCTCACAAACCTTCGAGGTTCTCTTTTGCGATTTTACTCGTCGGATGCCTCGCCAAGGTGTGAGCAGCCGTCACTACCTGCGGTCCGTATATTCTCAAGTTGATTTCCGTGAACTTGGCCGAGACTTGGAGCGACTCGGAGAGTGCCACGTGTCTCAAAAGCTTGCAAACCTGTAAGCACACAACTGCAATGAGCATGTCAGCCAAGCCCAGGATCGAAAGAAGCGTCAATTTTTGTTCGAAAGTTAGCCAAAGATAAATACTGCAGGCTCACCTCGAGAATGTGTTCAATGTACTCGTGAAACCGATCGCTACTCTCTTGAAGCCTGTCTATGTCGTTCGCCAGGGCAAGATTTCGGATGGTGGAGACAAGCTCCTGACCCGCCTTGGTGACCTGTCCAAGGTCGCCAGCCTGCTCCATGGTGGTAGTACCGAGTTGCTGGCGGAGATCTCTGGTGGCTCGCAGGACCCCGAGAACGGCCTGTTCCATTTCCGAGCTCGGTGAGCCTCCACCGCCTTCAAAGTTCTCCTAGGACGAAATCACGCACTTACGGCAACGTCCTTTTTCCACGCTAATGGCGGACGCTACAAGTTCGACTCACCATGCTGTTTCCAATCCTCAAGAGTTGGTTCAGCTCGAGCTTCGCCCTGTCGCACAGAAGGAGAATGTTCTCTCGGTGCTCGTGACTGGTATAAGCACTGTCCGTGAAGTCCTGGGTTCTCTCGACCACGGTGTCCAGCGCCCTCGTCAAGGTCTCTCGACACCCTGGACCCAGCAAAGTCATTCTCGTCGTTTCCACCAGACGCTCGAAGTGTTTCAGTGCTGAGCATACGGTGCTACTGTCCCAGTCTTCTTGCTGGGGATTCTGAAAGCACACCGTGTCGTTAACCGTCCAAAAATCAACGTAGCCTGGCGCAAGGCAGCGCATCTCTTTACCTGAGAGTTGGTATAGGATTGCTGGGACTCGCTGCAGTCCAGAACCCCATCCTTGACCACGTAGTGTATCAGGTCCATGGCTCTCCTCATTTGGCAGAACACTGTGTCCCTATTTTCCTTGGCCGACGGGCATTCCGGGTGCCTGAGGCAGGTTTTGCTGGAAGTGAGAAGCATCATGGTGCTCCTTTCAAGGACTTGACGAGCGGCGGCCATTTGAGCTCTCCGCCTTTCATCCTTGAGGTCATTCTGGAAGCGGAAAGGTGTTTTTGGTGAAAGGCATTCGCGGTGTTCTAACGGCGCGTCAGACATATCAAAAACTCCCACCTGTCGATCACCCGTCAGGTGGGCCAGCTCCACCATCTCGGCGCCAAACTGACTGAACGCTTTCACGAACTCCGTAAAGTTCGAGACGCTCTCGAGGCGGCCGAGACTTCGTGCGACTTTGTCCTTGGCCAGGAGAAGCTGCTTGACTACAACTATGTCGGCCAGGAGCAGCACCCGGGTTACCGATCCCAAAAGGCATCGTGCCGCTCTCACAACTGACCCTCTGTCCGCCAAGCTGTCCTCCATCGCGCATTCGCACAATTTTTCAATGGCTGAGCCTGGGACGTGACGAAATTTTCGATTGcatgatataatttttcatctaacGGTGGCGAACGCGAACTAGGGAAAAGCGCGATGTTGGATATAAGGATAGAAAAGAAGAGGACCGAATAAGAGGAAGTTGGACTAGGTTACAAACGATCAGGTGACCCACGCTGAGAGGGTTAACGGCAGCACGACACACGAAGCCATTCTATTAAGGAGTAATTTCCTGAGTTAGAGTGTCACCTATATTTAGCTCCAAGGCACAATATTGCCTTTGGCTATCAGCGGCGAGTACCAACACCAGAACCCGCCGGAGGGTAGCTCACTGTTTCGTGTCATCCCACCCAATATCACCTTTCGCTAATGAAAGCTAAGCCTCTTTTTCCCGAGTCAAATCGTATGGAAACAGCCTGCGGCGAACGGCTATCCCGTGGTGGATGTGAAGTGCGTGCGTCTTATCGTTGACTCGTCCCTGGCGAGTAAGAGCAAGATTTCTTATTCGGTTCATGATATCAAATGGAATCGTTGAGGGAAGAGAGTCCGCAGTCGAACGATAACATTCCATGCTCAACAAACAGCGCTGAATCACGAGACTATAGTAAGTATTCAATGTATGCGTGAATATACGTGGGCGAACTGAATTGGATCGTTAGATCGACTTTGCGAGGTATTTCTCACCCTCCCTGCTACCTTGATAATGAAACCTTAGAACGTTTCATGCAAATAACTGCGACCGTTGACCATGGCGTATATTCTCTATTCCATCTATTCACGTGTATTGTATTTCGCCAGCGGCATTCATTCATCGTATCCGACGATCCTACGTGAATTTGGCAACGTTTCGTCGATTGTACAGCTACGGAGATTCGTTCGTTATTAGTTCTGACTCCTTTACAAATGCAGGACGTAGACGTTCACTCTTGAATTCAATGCAGACTCGTCAAGGGGCGTCATTATTCACTCCAACACATAATGGCTCAGGACCGGTTTTGTCCTTGCAAATAGACCTCATTGACGTAAAAAAGAATCCAGCGTACTAATTGTCGCGGCACATTAAAGCCATCAAGAAGCAAGTACTCTTTACTCCCAATGAATGTAACAAAGTCCATGGGTACAATGTGACAAGTTCTGGTTGTCAATGCCGTTTACTTGCACATTTACTTGCTCGAGCAGGTAGGTACGTACCATAAACACTGGAATGAAGACGTGAAACGAGCTTTGCCAATTAGCGATCTGGCATTTTGGCATGCATAATCAAGAAGGTTTTGAAGAATTTTGCATAATGATAGGTAGTTGCTACCGTAAATATTCATCAAGAACCGACTACTCTAGAAGAGACGACGATTGTTGTCGACCCACCACAGACGTCCTATTTACAAGTTAACTTTACCCTGACCTTAAAAGTTTGTCAGTCTCAGAGTGGCTTGAAGATAGAGAGGAATCCTAGCGTACTATGTATATGTGCTCACAGAAACGTTGAATGTGGTCGCAAAACTCGGCTGCATTCAGACTCTAGGTTCCAGACGAAGAGGCTACCGAGGGCATTGATCGATGCAGTTTTTTGCCGGCTACCAGCCCATTTCATAAACCCACCGACACATCGACCCACTGATTATACACGCTGTACCTAAAGCTACGAGTTGTCGAGTTGCCCCGTAAAAAAATCTACGCGATCTTAAGCGAGGCACACTTAGTCAAGGTCGAACTAATGAATTACACTCCCaagtgaaagaaatgaaaacaaaaaaccgagTCTTATATATTACGTTAGCCCAGTTTCTTTCCGGTCTTTCGGAAAAAAGAGTTTAAATCTACCTAACTTGATTCTACGGTATAATGCGGTGGGTTgagagagaaatattttcacctctGAGCTGcatttcaataatattaattgaCCTTGGAAAGTTTTCGAGGGACGGCCACTGtgttaaatatcaatttaagaTCCTCGTCCTGTTAAGTTCAGTAGAGCAGATCCAAACGGATCAATATTATTTGGTATATCGTTAACCAGTTTGTTGAACGAGTTGACAAGGGTCATGGTTTCTGTGTCGTGTACTTCAGACGCTTAGAGTTTCTTTTCAACGTTCTCCAAATTcttgaaacaaacaaaagatTCATCCAACCGAAAGCGGCGTAATACGGGAAAAAAGTGTACAAGACGGCTGGGTCTGAATGTCATTGCAGGAAGAGAATAAATTCGCAGTGCTTCGAGCCTGTCCACGTGACGCGGAATTGAGAGAGCATAGAGAAGAGGAGGACGCTTTGGAGAGCGTTGAGTAACTGGATTAGCGGGAGGAGAATTGGCTGATTAAGGTAATAAAATTGGGTTATACAGGCATCGAAGAGAAGCGGGCAAGTATAATTACCAGCAGCTCTAGCTTCCTTGCAGGCCTCGTACATGTCCTGTTTGATCTCGGGGTTATCGTCGGCGATGGTTTCCCCGACGGTGACGAACCTTTCGACGGCCAAATTTACCGCCTGCCCGACCCTGGCGACGGCTCTGAGACTCCGGTCCGAACATAGCGGTCTTTCCCGGTGGGAGACTAGGGTGGATATCTGAAAGCACCACGTAAATAGCCGTGAGAAAAAGCGATCCCTGGAGATGTCACATAATTGGATTTGACTTTCAGCTCCAAGCTTGCCGATAGTCAAATACAGTGGTGTCGATAGGTACAGCTTGTTACACATATTATGTCATTCTCATGGCAGTTGAAAGCAACGGCGGAAAGTTGGCGGCTGGAATAGCAAGGGTCGTTCGAATTGTAATACCGATGCACAACGAAGCGGGCCGAGGTACAACCGTGCAAATGACATCGTCTTCCTCACGCAACTGAACAATACGCATTTTAAGCTCGTGACGCTTTGACGTCACGACGTGGAGGCTGGAAGTTGTTGGACCAGCCGAGATAGGACAGGCAGCGAAGACGAGTGACAGAAAAGCGGCGACGAGGCATTGTTTTACCGTATGAATACCGGCACAAAGGAGTGAAAGTCAATTCTGGCCGTACCACGTTTGTCCGTGCAGGCTGTGCTTTCGACGCTTTCGTTGAAGCACGCCGAATGTTTGTTCAAGAGACAACCGGAGCAGTCCAGAGTTTTACAATTTAATGATGGGTCGGAACTGCACGGAGGCTTCAGACATCTCCGTTTCGtctttctcttccttcttTTCGGGAAATAATTAGGAGAGTTTGGATACACAGGAAGAGAACGCGTTCTCATCATCGCGCGCTGATGAGGTTTCGACTTCGATGCATATTGTGTGTCTTTTCAAAGAAGACCCAGGGTATTGTGCCGTCCGACCTATTCTAgcgatacatgtataataccgGGCCACTTCTGAAAGGACAAAAGAAAATTGAGTGCTTCAATTTTAAGGAATTGTCAACTCTCGACGGCCGACTTGAGAGAGCTTTACCCTGGAGTTGGACAGGCTCCGACCATTTGGCCCTCGGCCAAATGTCAAAACTACTTAGGCGTCACCCCGCCCTGTCTTCCAAgtgaaaataatgtaaaatgaCGCAGTAAATAAATCGTTAAGGCTCGGTATAGCCACGCTACGAAAAGAGATAAGATGTTGGAAAGATGTAGACTTACTTATAGttcgatgaaaaaacaaaaatgacgACAGGAGCGGACAATTTGAGAGCCACGAATATCGGAGAAACAAAACTCGGAAGGCAAGCTCGTCTTGCTGACATCGTGGCGAGGGGCGGACGAGGTTTGAGGAGGTGGCTTGCTCTGGGCTTTCACAACAGGGGTATGAAGCTGCAAGTGTCGCGGTGCAAAGGTCGAGTGACGAGAAGTAGGGTTAAACTTGGCGGCAACCCCGGCAGAATATAGCCTACTGCAATTTACGCCAAGTCTCTAGAGTGCAAGTGCGAATCTTGTGCTGCcttaaattattataccaaTCCGACACGTGACAGTCTTGTGTGTACGAGTCGTCTTTGCGATATACAAATAGCGAGCGTTAACGTATCGAGGCCTTGCAGATCAATCCAAAGCGTATTTTTGGGATATTTTTGAGATTCTCAAGTTTTTGAGCGATCAATTTTCAGGGAAACGACACGAAATAACGAGCTGCGCGGCGACGCTGTGTCGTTCTCTCGGCGAACAGAGTGTAAATGTTTTCACATTTGCGTTACTAGAAACGCAATGCAATGACGTCACATCTGTCGATTCTCTCCCAGtgttcttgtttttgtttagTGTCGCACATAAGTAGTTTCGCCTCGAAAGATCATTGATGTTCGGTTGAAAATTCATGTCTGCAGAAATTCATTTCGGTTTAGTGCCATGATAGTCAGGAATGCTGGTACAAGTCACGTGAATATAAATcaatatattcaattataatttttcatcgcaaaGACTGAAACGGTTGTTCGTCAGTCCCAAGAAATATCAATTAGAATGTACTATAGCAGCATCTAGATCTTTACCGATTTGTCAACGTCAACTCGTGCCACCGATTGGAGCCTCCCAGTCATTAGCTTTGCATCTCGGCAGTTACTCCAATCCCCAGTGCGGAACAAATGTCCAACGATATTTGAATATACGAGTCtgctgaatttttctttccagcCAAGTCGCATCTGGCGATCTCTCAGCCGggtttgaaagtaaaaaaataactgcGTCTACGTGTCAGAGTCAAGTGCAGCGCTGTTCGAAAGTCATCGCTTTGCTTTAGTAGACGGCGAgtggcaggcaggcaggcaatTCTGTAGGGCTAAACAAGGTGAGCTAGGGTGGCGAGTGAAAAGGCCGACAATGCAAAAGCACCGCGTCTCGCGTGGATGCGGCGTGTCTAAGACGGGGTAGCCACAGGGGTGGTTGCACGTTTCCGCACAGGGGCTGAGAAGACAAAATGACGACGAGCTGCAGCATCGCCACGATATTTCGCTTCGCTCCGCAGGTTTTACTGCAACGCAAAGCACCGCTATACGGTGAACTTTTTTGCTCGAGTTAAGTGTGACTTCGGCTGGATTAAAACCGATTTTTTTGACTATGACTTTTTCCCGCTCGTACTTCAATCGTGTTTTATGTACATACAAGAGATAGGGTGGTCCTTAAggaggtcatttttgaatttcgatcgGCTCACCCTCCAAATCGGATTcacatcattgaaaaaaaaattctctattTCTTTCAGATTCTTATCTCAATTCTAATTCCTGCTCCAAGAAGGGTGGATTTCCCCATTCAACCCTTTTAGGGAGACATCAAATTTATCGAACGGATTTAGATGAAAGTTGGTTATAGgaggtttttggggtcgctgattacgaatttgaGTCCAAAATTTGAACTTCAAagtggcggatccaatatggtggataAAAATCCATATTGGATGCACCATTTTGAACATTGTATTtccgagttcagattcgtaatcagcgacctcgCAAACCCTCGAGTACCGAGTTTTATCGAAATCAAATGACTTTTTGGATTTCactccaccatattggattcgtcatttttaattttcaaattttgagttcagattcgtaagaGGCGACCCAAGAAACCCCTCTATACCAAATTCCAACTAAATCCGTTCGTTAGATTTGATGTCTCATTGAAAGGTTTGAATCCACCCTCTTTCGGACacgggttagagttgagatataagactgaaaaatatagagacctatttttgaattatctgGAACCAATTTAGGGGTGAGCCGGTCGAAATTAAAAACTGATCTTCTTAAGGACGACCCTAATAAGAGGTATCTTTGTCTATCAATCAGGGGTTGCAATACCGGATATTCGGGAAGTTCAACTGTCCacagttgataaaaaatcagTTGGAGAGCCAAGCCGGCATCGGTGAAACAAACCTGAAGCCTGCGTGATGTTCCGATTCATTGTTTCGTGAAAGTGCGGCAAAAAgggtaaaattatgaaaaccaTTAGAGCTCGCGAGCTTGAGCATGGCAAGGTTATAAAAGTACACTTATCGCATAGCGACCTTTTGACCTCTGCCATTCGCCCTCAGCTCCTGCGGccacttcttcttctcttccacAAGCCT
Above is a genomic segment from Neodiprion pinetum isolate iyNeoPine1 chromosome 1, iyNeoPine1.2, whole genome shotgun sequence containing:
- the alpha-Catr gene encoding alpha-catulin isoform X2, whose translation is MATPDPVDPATLEIKTRSIEQTLLPLVKQISTLVSHRERPLCSDRSLRAVARVGQAVNLAVERFVTVGETIADDNPEIKQDMYEACKEARAAGSAIEKLCECAMEDSLADRGSVVRAARCLLGSVTRVLLLADIVVVKQLLLAKDKVARSLGRLESVSNFTEFVKAFSQFGAEMVELAHLTGDRQNDLKDERRRAQMAAARQVLERSTMMLLTSSKTCLRHPECPSAKENRDTVFCQMRRAMDLIHYVVKDGVLDCSESQQSYTNSQNPQQEDWDSSTVCSALKHFERLVETTRMTLLGPGCRETLTRALDTVVERTQDFTDSAYTSHEHRENILLLCDRAKLELNQLLRIGNSMNFEGGGGSPSSEMEQAVLGVLRATRDLRQQLGTTTMEQAGDLGQVTKAGQELVSTIRNLALANDIDRLQESSDRFHEYIEHILEVCKLLRHVALSESLQVSAKFTEINLRIYGPQVVTAAHTLARHPTSKIAKENLEVFADMWQWLMSDVTAVAKDVLELSQNRPEKQVYMSLPRPGKHGTTSKPLKPVRLDSEEQAKIAKAGLEMKLITSEMDAETEKWQESGSALEENNDIVKRAKNMSSMAFSMYQFTRGEGALKTTQDLFTQAEYFAEEANRLYKVVRQFSYQVPGGPHKKELLENLDRVPTYVQQLQFTVKNPTVGKAATFTKVDNVIQETKNLMNVISKVVTTCFVCATKHKVSMPELVDAGPVPLPVSAGVLGPGPVEEECLYPVSPKLLPSRSPYVQPRPLTSYQLRNILKPSLPPQQPLLPHCSVHGTLLQSLLGKRPQGLDSTHGMRPVSIPIPLVTPGTLPPNPQGLRASYDLQNLQNLQQQLHQMHLQPR
- the alpha-Catr gene encoding alpha-catulin isoform X1, encoding MATPDPVDPATLEIKTRSIEQTLLPLVKQISTLVSHRERPLCSDRSLRAVARVGQAVNLAVERFVTVGETIADDNPEIKQDMYEACKEARAAGSAIEKLCECAMEDSLADRGSVVRAARCLLGSVTRVLLLADIVVVKQLLLAKDKVARSLGRLESVSNFTEFVKAFSQFGAEMVELAHLTGDRQNDLKDERRRAQMAAARQVLERSTMMLLTSSKTCLRHPECPSAKENRDTVFCQMRRAMDLIHYVVKDGVLDCSESQQSYTNSQNPQQEDWDSSTVCSALKHFERLVETTRMTLLGPGCRETLTRALDTVVERTQDFTDSAYTSHEHRENILLLCDRAKLELNQLLRIGNSMENFEGGGGSPSSEMEQAVLGVLRATRDLRQQLGTTTMEQAGDLGQVTKAGQELVSTIRNLALANDIDRLQESSDRFHEYIEHILEVCKLLRHVALSESLQVSAKFTEINLRIYGPQVVTAAHTLARHPTSKIAKENLEVFADMWQWLMSDVTAVAKDVLELSQNRPEKQVYMSLPRPGKHGTTSKPLKPVRLDSEEQAKIAKAGLEMKLITSEMDAETEKWQESGSALEENNDIVKRAKNMSSMAFSMYQFTRGEGALKTTQDLFTQAEYFAEEANRLYKVVRQFSYQVPGGPHKKELLENLDRVPTYVQQLQFTVKNPTVGKAATFTKVDNVIQETKNLMNVISKVVTTCFVCATKHKVSMPELVDAGPVPLPVSAGVLGPGPVEEECLYPVSPKLLPSRSPYVQPRPLTSYQLRNILKPSLPPQQPLLPHCSVHGTLLQSLLGKRPQGLDSTHGMRPVSIPIPLVTPGTLPPNPQGLRASYDLQNLQNLQQQLHQMHLQPR
- the alpha-Catr gene encoding alpha-catulin isoform X3, with the translated sequence MATPDPVDPATLEIKTRSIEQTLLPLVKQISTLVSHRERPLCSDRSLRAVARVGQAVNLAVERFVTVGETIADDNPEIKQDMYEACKEARAAGSAIEKLCECAMEDSLADRGSVVRAARCLLGSVTRVLLLADIVVVKQLLLAKDKVARSLGRLESVSNFTEFVKAFSQFGAEMVELAHLTGDRQNDLKDERRRAQMAAARQVLERSTMMLLTSSKTCLRHPECPSAKENRDTVFCQMRRAMDLIHYVVKDGVLDCSESQQSYTNSQNPQQEDWDSSTVCSALKHFERLVETTRMTLLGPGCRETLTRALDTVVERTQDFTDSAYTSHEHRENILLLCDRAKLELNQLLRIGNSMENFEGGGGSPSSEMEQAVLGVLRATRDLRQQLGTTTMEQAGDLGQVTKAGQELVSTIRNLALANDIDRLQESSDRFHEYIEHILEVCKLLRHVALSESLQVSAKFTEINLRIYGPQVVTAAHTLARHPTSKIAKENLEVFADMWQWLMSDVTAVAKDVLELSQNRPEKQVYMSLPRPGKHGTTSKPLKPVRLDSEEQAKIAKAGLEMKLITSEMDAETEKWQESGSALEENNDIVKRAKNMSSMAFSMYQFTRGEGALKTTQDLFTQAEYFAEEANRLYKVVRQFSYQVPGGPHKKELLENLDRVPTYVQQLQFTVKNPTVGKAATFTKVDNVIQETKNLMNVISKVVTTCFVCATKYNLDFRGLSARGSGGSPYRGGDGAGADGEGGGAGGDGSKAGSAPGSDPSV